Proteins encoded together in one Vigna angularis cultivar LongXiaoDou No.4 chromosome 5, ASM1680809v1, whole genome shotgun sequence window:
- the LOC108339802 gene encoding endoglucanase 4 produces MSKASCIVRMIMVAMMITVTRAHYAINYKEALGKSILFFEGQRSGKLPHSQRMKWRKDSALSDGSDIRMNMVGGYYDAGDNVKFHFPMAFTTTMLAWSVVEFGDLMGSELKNALDAIRWGTDYLMKATNIPNMVVAQVGEPYADHDCWERPEDMDTPRTSYYLTKEKPGSELSAEIAAALAASSIAFRTTHASYSNILLKRAIRVFDFANKYRGSYNNSVGEAACPFYCDYNNYMDDLAWGAAWLYKATKMASYWDFVKSNIQTANVDSFEFGWDAKVAGINVLVSEWAMNDPGSAHLFIPNADALMCSLVPNSPTKTFSYTKGGLLFRKGVCNLQNVTALSFLLIVYARLMDRMKKRIVCGKEMVDSKRLINIAKSQADYILGKNPERMSYMVGFGRKYPEKIHHRGSVLPSLDAHPKRLRCHDGNVYFKSDKPNPNILIGALVGGPAYNDSFQDSRYNPGQTEPTTYLNAPFVGVLAYLSKPTIV; encoded by the exons ATGTCGAAAGCATCATGTATAGTAAGAATGATAATGGTGGCAATGATGATAACAGTCACAAGAGCACATTATGCAATAAACTATAAAGAAGCATTAGGAAAGAGCATTTTATTCTTCGAAGGTCAGAGGTCTGGCAAGTTGCCACATTCCCAACGCATGAAATGGCGCAAAGATTCTGCACTTTCTGATGGCTCGGACATTCGT ATGAACATGGTGGGTGGATATTATGATGCCGGCGACAATGTAAAATTCCATTTTCCAATGGCATTCACAACGACTATGCTAGCTTGGAGTGTGGTAGAATTTGGAGATCTGATGGGTTCAGAGCTGAAGAATGCGTTGGATGCAATCAGGTGGGGAACTGATTATTTAATGAAAGCCACGAACATTCCTAATATGGTTGTGGCACAAGTGGGCGAACCATACGCCGACCACGACTGTTGGGAGAGACCAGAAGACATGGACACTCCTCGAACCTCGTACTATCTCACTAAAGAGAAGCCTGGTTCAGAACTGTCTGCTGAGATTGCGGCTGCACTTGCCGCATCTTCGATCGCATTTAGGACAACCCATGCTTCCTATTCCAAcattcttctcaaaagagctaTTCgg GTGTTTGACTTTGCAAACAAATATCGTGGATCTTATAACAACAGCGTAGGTGAAGCAGCATGCCCCTTCTACTGTGACTATAACAACTACATG GATGACTTGGCTTGGGGAGCAGCATGGTTGTATAAAGCCACGAAAATGGCCAGTTATTGGGATTTTGTAAAATCAAACATTCAAACAGCGAACGTCGATTCTTTCGAATTTGGATGGGATGCCAAAGTGGCTGGGATAAATGTGCTTGTTTCTGAG TGGGCGATGAATGATCCAGGCAGCGCACACCTTTTCATTCCTAATGCAGATGCACTTATGTGTTCTTTGGTGCCGAATTCACCTACCAAAACATTCTCGTACACAAAAG GTGGTCTTCTATTCAGAAAGGGAGTATGTAATCTACAAAACGTAACGGCTCTGTCATTTCTCTTGATTGTTTATGCGCGATTGATGGATCGTATGAAGAAAAGAATAGTCTGTGGGAAAGAAATGGTGGATTCAAAAAGGCTGATTAATATAGCTAAAAGTCAAGCTGATTACATACTGGGAAAGAATCCAGAAAGAATGTCATACATGGTGGGTTTTGGAAGAAAGTATCCTGAGAAGATTCATCATCGTGGTTCGGTGTTGCCATCTTTGGATGCACACCCAAAACGCCTTAGATGTCATGATGGAAATGTATACTTCAAATCAGACAAACCCAATCCAAACATCCTAATCGGAGCCCTTGTCGGAGGACCAGCATATAACGATTCCTTTCAGGATTCCCGTTACAATCCAGGCCAAACAGAACCAACCACCTATCTCAACGCTCCTTTTGTTGGTGTTTTGGCTTACTTGAGCAAACCTACTATCGTTTAG
- the LOC108340003 gene encoding endoglucanase 4: MGFPQRLRLVLVCTMLLLMSSVNVRGLQHNYREALSKSILFFEGQRSGKLPPTQRMTWRKDSALHDQYLLPPHITTTFPFPQKVDLVGGYYDAGDNVKFNFPMAFSTTMLAWSVIEFGKFMGRDLKHALDAIRWGTEYFLKATSIPGIVFAQVGDPYADHNCWERPEDMDTPRTAYAVSRDHPGSEVSAEIAAALAASSIVFRKYHIGYSARLLQRAIMVFDFADKYRGSYNDSLGQWVCPFYCDFGGYQDELVWGAAWLLKATKRPYYFDYIDQNIHNLKSFAEFGWDTKDAGINVLLSKLLINSSSNSKAFVFNADKFVCSVLPESPSVSVKYSPGGLLFKPGGSNLQHTTAISFLFLVYAGYLKKTNKEIDCGGNVFASRTRLRQIVRGQVDYILGSNPQNMSYMVGYGAKYPEKIHHRASSLPSVDDYPPRIACKEGSFYFESQNPNPNLLSGAVVGGPYPNDSYADSRVDFVHSEPTTYVNAPLVGVLAYFNSHSF, encoded by the exons ATGGGTTTTCCGCAAAGGTTAAGGTTAGTGTTGGTCTGTACCATGCTGTTATTGATGAGTTCTGTAAATGTAAGAGGTTTGCAGCATAATTATAGAGAGGCCTTGTCAAAGAGCATATTGTTCTTTGAAGGGCAGAGATCAGGGAAGCTCCCACCAACACAGAGGATGACTTGGAGGAAGGATTCTGCACTTCATGATCAATATCTTCTCCCTCCACATATTACTACAACATTTCCTTTCCCTCAAAAA GTTGACTTGGTTGGGGGATACTACGATGCTGGTGACAACGTGAAATTCAACTTTCCAATGGCATTTTCAACGACGATGCTGGCGTGGAGTGTAATAGAGTTCGGAAAATTCATGGGTCGAGATCTTAAACACGCGCTGGACGCTATTCGTTGGGGCACGGAGTATTTTCTGAAAGCCACAAGCATCCCTGGAATAGTGTTTGCACAAGTTGGTGACCCTTATGCCGATCATAACTGCTGGGAGAGACCTGAAGACATGGACACCCCCAGAACAGCCTACGCCGTTAGCAGGGACCATCCTGGCTCTGAAGTTTCTGCAGAGATTGCAGCAGCACTTGCAGCTTCTTCTATTGTGTTCAGGAAATATCACATTGGTTATTCTGCAAGGCTTCTGCAAAGGGCCATAATG GTTTTCGATTTTGCTGATAAATACAGAGGATCATACAACGACAGCCTCGGACAGTGGGTGTGCCCATTCTATTGTGATTTTGGTGGCTACCAG GACGAATTGGTGTGGGGAGCAGCATGGTTGTTGAAGGCTACTAAGCGCCCTTATTACTTTGATTACATTGATCAAAACATTCATAATCTGAAAAGCTTCGCTGAATTTGGATGGGACACAAAGGATGCTGGCATCAACGTGCTCCTTTCAAAG CTTCTGATTAATAGCAGCTCAAATTCTAAGGCTTTCGTATTCAATGCGGACAAGTTTGTCTGTAGTGTGCTGCCTGAATCACCTTCGGTATCAGTCAAATACTCTCCAg GTGGGCTTCTGTTCAAGCCTGGGGGAAGTAACTTACAGCATACAACAGCAATCTCATTCCTGTTTCTGGTTTATGCTGGCTATTTGAagaagacaaataaagagattGACTGTGGTGGTAACGTTTTTGCTTCTCGAACCCGACTTAGACAAATAGTAAGAGGCCAG GTGGATTACATACTAGGAAGCAATCCACAGAATATGTCATACATGGTAGGATATGGAGCGAAATACCCTGAAAAAATACATCATCGTGCGTCGTCGTTGCCATCAGTGGATGATTACCCTCCTCGTATTGCTTGCAAAGAAGgatctttttattttgaaagcCAAAATCCAAACCCTAATTTGCTCTCAGGAGCTGTCGTGGGAGGACCTTATCCTAACGATTCGTACGCAGATTCTCGAGTAGATTTTGTACACTCTGAACCGACAACATACGTCAATGCACCCCTTGTCGGTGTTTTGGCTTACTTCAACTCACATTCATTCTAA
- the LOC108339832 gene encoding NAC domain-containing protein 7 translates to MESFTHVPPGFRFHPTDEELVDYYLRKKVASRRIDLDVIKDVDLYKIEPWDLQEICRIGTEEQNEWYFFSHKDKKYPTGTRTNRATAAGFWKATGRDKAIYSKHELIGMRKTLVFYKGRAPNGQKSDWIMHEYRLETEENGTPQEEGWVVCRVFKKRVTTMRKVNEHDSPSWYDEQVSFIQDMDSPKQTSQSNLVYQLPYPCKKELDVPYQMPRDHFLPLLESPKLLQSASAITPNPMAPYLLDHVNHSTTLLPSLLIQEEHVIGQQINLQTTYDNSNCNDQAVDQVTDWRVLDKFVASQLSQDGSKENAYSNTSASIFHGIDSGNCNVQFRHFDKHEMVVPQENASTSNSSCPIALWK, encoded by the exons ATGGAGAGTTTCACTCATGTTCCTCCCGGTTTTAGGTTCCATCCAACAGATGAAGAACTTGTCGATTACTACCTTAGGAAGAAAGTGGCTTCAAGGAGGATTGACCTGGATGTCATAAAAGATGTTGACCTCTACAAAATTGAGCCATGGGATCTTCAAG AGATTTGCAGAATAGGAACGGAAGAGCAAAACGAATGGTACTTCTTTAGCCACAAAGACAAGAAGTATCCAACTGGAACTCGCACAAATAGAGCAACTGCAGCTGGGTTTTGGAAAGCGACAGGAAGAGACAAGGCAATCTATTCCAAACATGAACTGATAGGCATGAGGAAAACCTTAGTCTTTTATAAAGGTCGAGCACCAAATGGACAAAAGTCAGATTGGATAATGCATGAATATCGGCTTGAAACAGAAGAAAATGGCACTCCACAG GAAGAAGGTTGGGTTGTGTGTAGAGTATTCAAGAAGAGAGTAACAACAATGCGTAAAGTGAATGAGCACGACTCTCCCAGTTGGTATGATGAGCAAGTATCTTTCATTCAAGACATGGACTCACCGAAGCAGACCTCTCAATCTAATCTGGTCTACCAGCTTCCCTATCCTTGCAAGAAAGAGCTAGATGTGCCCTACCAGATGCCTCGTGACCACTTCCTTCCACTTCTGGAGAGCCCAAAACTGCTTCAATCTGCTTCAGCCATAACCCCTAATCCCATGGCACCATATCTTCTAGATCATGTCAACCACTCCACCACTCTGCTTCCCTCGTTACTCATACAAGAAGAACATGTTATTGGTCAGCAAATAAACTTACAGACAACCTACGACAACAGCAACTGCAATGATCAAGCAGTGGATCAAGTAACTGATTGGCGAGTGCTTGACAAGTTCGTTGCTTCACAGCTCAGTCAAGATGGATCCAAAGAAAACGCCTACTCAAACACCTCAGCCAGTATCTTTCACGGCATTGACAGTGGCAATTGCAATGTACAGTTCAGACATTTCGACAAACATGAGATGGTGGTGCCTCAAGAAAATGCCTCAACATCAAACTCCAGCTGCCCAATTGCATTGTGGAAATAG
- the LOC128196742 gene encoding two-component response regulator ARR14-like has product MAKFGSPTTHIEDTVPQVPSALTIVAIDTNLTVLEFIKNTCNQDGIRVLACSEYQSAVIALRERKQHIDLILTEVDMPIMNGYEFLEFIKKEQVNVPLIMMSSDDSMSSRVRAIKHGACDYWIKPLHEFHLKNKLTRVFQKKCMIADKLQKDSGCLKDDDKRRGRSDNSELASCMVHWSNSNFEEADVVDESCNPPPTKKPRVVWDEKLNASFINAVNILGIENATPKKILEIMKEPGLERSHVASHLQKYRNSLRKEQKKNMSCDPETQIQQQQPQQNDMFFISGRQIEQQHSQQKQNDMPLVSGRQIEQPQSEQNDMSWNTEPRM; this is encoded by the exons ATGGCGAAATTTGGTTCTCCTACAACTCACATTGAGGACACAGTTCCTCAAGTCCCATCAGCTCTTACTATCGTTGCCATCGACACTAACTTAACCGTTCTTGAATTCATCaagaacacatgcaaccaggaTGGTATTCGAG TTCTGGCGTGCTCTGAATATCAAAGTGCTGTGATTGCATTACGAGAAAGGAAACAACATATTGATTTGATACTCACAGAGGTTGATATGCCAATCATGAACGGCTATGAATTTCTAGAATTTATCAAGAAAGAACAAGTTAATGTTCCTCTCATAA TGATGTCTTCGGATGATAGTATGTCTTCCAGAGTGAGGGCGATCAAACATGGAGCTTGTGATTATTGGATTAAACCTTTGCATGAGTTTCATTTGAAGAATAAGTTGACACGTGTATTTCAGAAGAAGTGCATGATTGCTGATAAGCTGCAAAAGGATAGTGGTTGCTTAAAAGATGATgataaaagaagaggaagaagtgaTAATTCTGAACTGGCTTCATGTATGGTTCATTGGAGCAATAGCAACTTTGAAGAAGCCGATGTTGTTGATGAATCATGTAATCCACCTCCCACAAAGAAGCCTCGTGTTGTATGGGATGAAAAACTGAATGCTTCATTTATAAACGCCGTCAACATACTTGGAATTGAAA aTGCTACGCCAAAGAAAATTCTTGAAATCATGAAGGAGCCTGGTTTAGAAAGATCACATGTTGCTAGTCATTTGCAG AAATACAGAAACTCTTTAAGAAAGGAGCAAAAGAAGAACATGTCATGCGATCCAGAGACACAGATACAGCAGCAACAACCGCAACAGAATGACATGTTTTTCATTTCAGGGAGACAGATAGAACAACAGCATTCACAACAAAAACAGAATGACATGCCATTGGTTTCAGGGAGACAGATAGAGCAACCACAATCAGAACAGAATGACATGTCATGGAACACGGAACCAAGGAT GTAA
- the LOC108339871 gene encoding pectinesterase inhibitor 10, whose translation MEAISSKHLLTNLLLIFASSFSTLCANTGIERPHQEANTVFIRTSCSSTTYPRLCYSSLVRQAELIQTNRVLLTGAALNVTLASAKSTAAVVSMMAKRQGLKPREVAAMKDCVEVLSDSVDELRRSIDGMIHLRTSNFEMTMSDVQTWVSAALTDENTCTDGFQESPTAAAAATIGGTNTKTRVRGLVVQVAQLTSNALALINQLANQG comes from the coding sequence ATGGAAGCCATTTCTTCTAAGCATCTTCTGACAAATCTCTTGCTGATTTTTGCTTCTAGTTTCAGCACACTCTGTGCCAACACAGGCATTGAAAGACCACACCAAGAAGCCAACACAGTGTTCATCAGAACATCTTGCAGTTCCACAACTTATCCGAGACTCTGCTATAGCTCCTTAGTGAGGCAGGCAGAGTTGATCCAAACAAATCGTGTGCTTTTAACGGGCGCCGCCCTTAACGTGACTCTTGCATCGGCGAAATCGACCGCAGCTGTGGTGTCGATGATGGCGAAGAGGCAGGGGCTGAAGCCCAGAGAGGTCGCAGCGATGAAAGACTGTGTGGAGGTGCTGAGTGACTCGGTGGATGAACTCAGAAGGTCTATCGATGGGATGATTCATCTCAGAACCTCCAATTTTGAGATGACGATGAGTGACGTACAGACATGGGTGAGTGCTGCTTTGACTGATGAGAACACTTGCACAGATGGATTTCAAGAGAGTCCCACCGCTGCCGCCGCCGCCACCATTGGTGGTACAAACACTAAGACCCGTGTGAGAGGACTGGTTGTGCAGGTAGCCCAATTGACCAGCAATGCCTTGGCTTTGATTAATCAGCTAGCTAATCAAGGTTAA
- the LOC108340013 gene encoding 21 kDa protein, which produces MEAISCKHLITSLFIILSSSLTAAHGGRRLSERPYQEASTVFIRTSCSSTTYPTLCYSSLVKHADLIQTNRVVLAGTALNVTLASAKSTSAMMRTLGKRQGLKPREVAAMKDCVEELGDSVDELRRSIDEMSHLRGSNFEMTMSDVQTWVSAALTDESTCTDGFQETATGATNIKSTVRGQVVQVAQLTNNALALINQLANSHG; this is translated from the coding sequence ATGGAAGCCATATCTTGCAAGCACCTTATCACGTCCCTTTTCATAATTCTTTCTTCTAGTCTCACCGCCGCACACGGTGGCAGAAGACTAAGTGAAAGACCATACCAAGAAGCGAGCACGGTGTTCATCAGAACATCTTGTAGTTCAACAACGTATCCAACACTCTGCTACAGCTCCCTGGTGAAGCATGCAGACTTGATCCAAACAAATCGCGTGGTGTTAGCTGGGACGGCCCTGAACGTGACTCTTGCGTCGGCGAAATCGACATCGGCAATGATGAGGACGCTGGGAAAGAGACAGGGGCTGAAGCCAAGAGAGGTGGCGGCGATGAAGGACTGTGTGGAGGAGCTGGGTGACTCGGTGGATGAACTCAGAAGGTCCATCGATGAGATGAGTCATCTTAGAGGGTCGAACTTTGAGATGACGATGAGCGACGTGCAAACGTGGGTGAGTGCTGCTCTGACGGATGAGAGCACCTGCACCGATGGCTTCCAAGAGACTGCCACCGGTGCTACAAACATTAAGAGCACTGTGAGAGGTCAAGTTGTGCAGGTAGCACAATTGACCAACAATGCATTGGCTTTGATAAATCAGCTAGCCAATTCTCATGGTTAA